CGCTGAACAAGCCGCTCATCGTCGGCGAGACGGGCATCAACGCCGCCGACAGCGGCTGCCGGACCAACCGCACCCAGCGCCGGGAGGCCATGCGCCAGAAGTTCCAGCAGTACCTGGCGGGCGGCGCGGCGGGCGTCTTCGTGTGGACGTGGCAGGCGACGAACGTCACCGGCTGCGAGCTCAACTTCGGGCCGAACGATCCGATGCTCCCGATGATCCACGATTACCCGCTGGCGGTGATTCCGCCGCCCACGGGAGACACGGTGCAGCTCAATGACGGCGTGGTGGGCACCGGCCAGGAGCAGTTCGAGTACACCGGCACCTGGGAGGCGGGCACCGGCACCGGCAAGTTCCAGAGCGATGACCACTACTCGAGCACCACGGGCTCCTCCTATGTGGTGCGCTTCTCCGGCACGCAGGCCAGGCTGTATGGCTCGGTGGCCTCGCACCACGGCATCGCCTCGGTGTCGGTGGACAACGGCACGGCGGTGGACGTGGACTTCTACTCCGCCACCCGCCAGGAGCAGAAGCTGCTGTGGACCAGCGCCACGCTGAGCGCGGGCTCCCACACCCTGAAGGTCACCGTCTCCGGCCGCAAGAACGCCAGCTCGTCCGGCTACATCATCACCGCGGACCGCGTGGACCTGACGCGGGCGACGCAGGGCGGAGACACCACCGCTCCCACCGTGAGCATCACCCAGCCCACCGGCGGCACCGTGGCCGTGGGCGGTGTGACGGTGCAGGCCTCCGCCAGCGACAACGTGGGCGTGGCGAAGGTGGAGCTGTGGGTGGACGGCGTGAAGCTGGCCGAGGATACGTCCTCGCCCTACTCCTTCACCTGGAGCGCCACCGCGGGCCAGCACTCGCTGGTGGCCAAGGCGGCGGATGCCGCCGGCAACGTGGGCACGAGTGCCACCGTCACGGTGACGGCCTCCCAGCAGACCGTGGTGGTGCAGCTCAATGACAGCGTGGTGGGCACCGGCCAGGAGCAGTTCGAGTACACCGGCACCTGGGAGGCGGGCACCGGCACCGGCAAGTTCCAGGGCGATGACCACTACTCGAGCACCACGGGCTCCTCCTATGTGGTGCGCTTCTCCGGCACGCAGGCCAGGCTGTATGGCTCGGTGGCCCCGCACCACGGCATCGCCTCGGTGTCGGTGGACAATGGCACGGCGGTGGACGTGGACCTCTACTCCGCCACCCGCCAGGAGCAGGTGCTGTTGTGGACCAGCCCCGTGCTGAGCGCGGGCTCCCACACCCTGAAGGTCACCGTCTCCGGCCGCAAGAACGCCAGCTCGTCCGGCTACGTCATCAACGCGGACCGTGTGGACCTCACGGTGCTCCGCTAGGCGCTCCCGCGCACGCCCTTGCCGCGAACCATGCTGCTACACTTCGCCAGGATGCTCACGGGAAGGGCTACACGGAAGGTGCTGGGCACCGTACTGGGGGGCTTCATGCTCCTGGTGCCGGTGCCGAGCGCCGCCGCCGACTGGTTCTCGGATGACTTCGAGACGGGAACCCTGCGCTCGTCGGATTCCCCCCCGGGCCGCTGGGATGAGACTCCCATCAGCAGCCCCAACAGCCTCGCCAGCGACGCGGCCGCCGCGCACCGGGGGCTGTATGGACTGCTGCTGACCGATCGCTCCAGCACCACGGCCTTCCAGGCGAGCGCCGATGTGGCACGGCCCTCCCTGATGTCGTCGTTCTTCTTCCGGACGTGGCTGCGCCTTCGCTCGGTCAGCACGTCTGGGGATGTGGTGCTCGTCCAGGCCCTGCCGGCGCTGGTGGAGCTGCGCATCGCCCGGCAGGACCCCGTCTGGGAGCTGGCCGTGAGGAACGGCTCGGGCCGGCAGTACGTCAGCCGGCGGACGCCGACAACGGAGCCGGTGCGGGAAGACCGCTGGTACCTGGTCGAGTTCGGTGTCCGAGGGATGGGAAGCCCTGCTGGACAGGCCTGGCTCTGGCTGGACAGCGTCGAGGTCGCCTCCCTCTCGGGGATGGACTGGCAGGACGCGGACTACCAGTTGGAACAGCTCCGGGTGGGCGAGCCGTGGACGGACACCGGGAGATTCGTCGGCTCCATCGACGTGGATGATGTGCGGGTGAGTGCCACGCCCATGGCCAGCCACCTGGAGCTGCGGCTGCCGGAGGAGTCGAAGTCCGGCTGCATCGCGGTGGAGGTGTCGCTGAGGGCCTCCTCCGGGGATGCGCTCGCGCCCGCGCCGTACGAGGTGCCCGTGACGCTCGGCGTGCCGGCGGGGAGCGGGAGCTTCCACACGGACACAGGTTGCAAGGACTCGGTGGAGTCGGTGCGCCTTCCCGCGGGGACCACGGAGCGCCGGGTGTACTTCCGCCCGAGCGGAGCCAGTGGAAGGGCCATGCTGCGAGCGTCCCATCCGGACTTCCTGCCGGCCACGCTCACGGTGGACGGAACAGGCGGCCCGGGGGAGACGCCGGATGGCGATGAGGCGGCGGGCCCCTGGACAACGGACCTGGGGTGCTCGGCCACGGGAGGCTTCGCGATGATCCCGATGCTCCTGGGCCCCTGGGTGCTGTGGAGGCGACAGCGCCCGCTTCGCACGACGAAACGCCGCTGAAGAGACAGCCCATACCGGGCACTGCCAAAGCCCCCTGCCTGACGCACCGGGCGTGCGCGCGCAGCAACCGGTCGAAGAGGAGCACCAGAAGGCCGCCAGCGAAGCCCCTACACGGTTTCCCGGTCCGGTCTCCATCACATCGGCGCTCAACCCCACTCATTCCTACAGACAAGACCGGCTGTCATGGCGCGTCCGGTCAGACCACGAGCAGGCACATGACCAAATGGAAGACCGAAACGGCCACCGTCGACCTCCGTGAACTCGACATGTCTGAACTGGAAAGGGTCCGTGGTGGCTCCGCCGACGATGTGCTGTTGAACCCTCAACCGCTGCCGCCAAGAGCGACGAGCGATCGCTCGTTGTTCTCTCGGGTGACGCTGAATCCGCAGCCCGAGCCGCCGGGCATTCTGTTTTCGCGAGTGAGGTCTCTCTCACAGTAAGCTCACGGCCCGTATGTCCAAAGACAGCACCTCCTCCGGACTTGGGTCCGAGTACAACCCGCTCGACTCTCCTCAGCTCGAGAATCCTCACCCGTTCCTCGCACGCGCACGGCGAGAGGAGCCGGTGTTCTTCAGCCCCTTGCTCGGGTCGTGGGTGGTGACGCGCCATGCGGACATCAGCGCCGTGGTCGCCGATACCGCCCGCTTCTCGTCCGCCGAGTCCATCACGGTGGGGGCCGCGACGATGCCGCGGGAGGTTGTCACCACGCTGATGGACGGCTACCCCCTGGTGCCGAGCCTCGTCGACAACGATCCGCCAGCGCATACGCGCTTCCGGGGCCTCGTCAGCAAGGCCTTCACCGGGCGGCGCCTCGCGGAGAAGGAGCCCTTCATCCGCGCCCTCGTGGACGAACTCATCAGCGCTTTCATCCAGGAGGGACGAGCGGACCTGTTCCTCCGGTTCGCCCATCCGCTGTCGTCCAGCATCATCGCGGAGATCCTCGGGATCCCCCGCGCGGACATCAGCAGGTTCCGGCGCTGGTCCGACGAGCTGTCCACGGTCCTGGCGGCGCATGGCCCCGTCGAGCACCAGGTCGCGTGCGCTCGAGGCGTGGTCGACTTCCAGCGCTACCTGGCCGCGGCGCTCGAGGAGCGGAAGACCTCTCCCCGGGAGGATCTGCTGAGCGACATCATCACCGAGGGCCAGGGGATGACGCCGCCGATGAGCATGGCGGAGCTCGTGAGCCTGCTGATGCAGGTACACTTCGCGGGTCACGAGACGACGGCGGGCCTCATCGTGGGGGCGGTGGAGTTGTTGCTCAACAACCCGGAGCAGTTGCATGCACTCCGGGACAACCCGGCCCTCACCGCGGGCGCCGTCGAGGAGGCGGTGCGGATGGTCTCCCCCGTGCATGCCATGTTCCGCACCGCACGGGAGGACGTGGAGCTCGGGGGCATCCCGATTCCGAAGGGCGCCCACATCCGGCTCGTCTACGCCTCGGCCAACCGGGACGAGCACAGGTTCCACGAGCCGGAGTGCTTCGATATCCGGAGGCCTGACGTCAAGAAGCACCTCGCCTTCGGCCAGGGCCTCCATTTCTGCATCGGCGCGCCGCTCGCACGGCTCGAGGCGCGTCTGGCGCTCGAGGCGCTGCTCCGGCGTCTCCCAGGTCTCCGGCTCGTGCCGGGGCAGAAGCCGGGTTTCCTGAAGAGCGTCACCGTCCGGAGGCACGAGAGCCTCGAGGTGACGTGGGACGCCCCTGGGCTCGATGGGCTGGCTCGGCCCTGATTCACTTGAATTCAACAGGGCGGCGGTCAGGTCATCCTTCGCTGCTGGCGGGCCCACGTCTCGAAGCTCATGGGCGAGAGACCGTAGGAGCGGGCGCTCTCGGGCCGTGCCAGCACCGGGGCGACGTTCATGTACGTCAGGCCCCGCGCCACGCCGGGATGCAAGCCGGCGGCGACGGCCTCCTCGACCGTGCCCGACTGCACTACGTACTCCTTGCCGTCGAGGCGCGAGAGGATCTCGGCGATCTGAGGAATCGTGAGCAGGTCGCCGGCGAGCTGCAGCGTCACACCTTTGAACCTGGCGGGATCGTTGATCGCCGCCGCGACTGCCTTGCCGATGTCCTCCGGGGCGATGAGCCCGATGGGCCGATCGGTCCTGATCACCGTGACCAGCCGGCGCCCGTCGGCGAAGCCGGCGGGATCGAGCATGGGGTGGTCCATGAAGGTGGCGGGCAGGATGATGGTCCAGTGGTCGAAGCCGGCGTTGCGCACGAGCTCGCAGGTAGCGAGCTTGTTCTCCCAGTAGTCCTCGTGGGACTTCCAGCGACCCTCGGCCCAGCCCTCGACGTTACGGTGGTCGCCGACGCCCGACGTCGCGGTGTGCACGAACGTGCCGACGCCTTCGGCCAACGCGGCCTCGACGAGGTTTTTCCCCTGCTCGCGCTCCTTGCTGTAGTCAACGCCGGTCGCGGAGACGATGGGCGACTGCATCGAGAACACCGCCCGTGCCCCGGCGCAGGCGGCGCGCAGCGACCGCGGATCGTCGAGATCCCCGACGACCACCTCGGCGCCGGCCGCCGCGAGGGCCTTCGCGTTCGGCGCGTCTGGGCTGCGCACCATCACCCGCACCGATGTGCTGCCTTCGGCCAGCAGCGCCCGGGCGGTGGCGCCGCCCTGTCGCCCTGTGGCGGCGGTTACGAGAACGGGAGCGCTGCTGTTCATGCGGGTCTCCAGTAAGTGGGGTGCCCCACCGTTTAGACTTCGGTGGCAAGATATGGAGGCCCACCCCGTTTGTCGAGAAGAGGATCGCCGTGGATCGTGTGAAGACGTTGCGAGCGGACGGCCGACGCAACCGGGAGCGGATCGTCGCCGCCGCCGTGGAGCTGGTCGGCAGGGATGGCGCGCAGGCGTCGCTTGAGGAGATCGCGCGGCGGGCGGGGGTGGGCTCCGCGACCCTGCACCGACACTTCCCGTCGCGGCGGGCGCTGTTGGAGGCGGTATTCCGCGTCGGCGTCGCGCAGCTCTGTGAGCGGGCAGCCGCGCAGCCGGGCGAGGACCCCAGCGCTGAGCTGGCTGCATGGCTTGAGGAGATGACGGTTTACACCGCGACCCACCGCGGGCTTGCGGCTGCGCTGCTGGCCGGCCCGGATGGCCTCTCGCCAGAAGAGATCTGCTGCACCGGCATGCTGCTCGACGTGTTGGAGGTTCTGGTGGCACGAGCCTCGTCTGTGGGCGCGCTTCACGCCGGCGCCACTGCGGAGGACCTGATGCTCTTGGTGAACGCGATCGCCGTCGCCACCGAAGACGATCCGACCACCGCGAGCCGGTTGCTGCGCCTCGCGCTCACCGGCATACGGTCTGAAAACCGGAACGGTACCCCTTCTCGGCCGGGTCGGGCTCGGGCGCCGACGAAGAAGTAGGCGCTCGCGGTCTCCGCTGTCGACCTTCGGGACGGGCGATCTCCGTCGCTCATTCCAGCATGGAGCCGCGCCAGCCCTTCCTGTTCCGCTCCCCCGGCAGTGCCCGGCCCGATCAGTGGGCGGATGGCCGGGCTGGCGAGCGGCAGCGCGGTGCCGGATTGTCTGAGATTGTCGCCTTGCACCTCATGCTCCCACCCGGTCTGGAGCCGGCAGCGGAGCTGCGACAGTTGGAGCAGGCGGGGCTTCTCACCCTGGGAACCGGGGAGGAGGGGCCACGCATGATCCTGACGCTCTCTCTCGTCACGGGAGGCCCGCCGAAGCGCTTGTCCCTGCCAGACTTCGGCTGGTCTGACTGACCGGCCATTGGTCCCGAGCACGCTGAAGACGGGCCGAGCTGAACGGCCCCCGGGTGCACACCTCCCGGGGGCACGCTCGCCCCACCTCTCCGCGCTCGAGTCAGGGCTCGGGCGGGCCGCGCCGCTTCGCGCGAGGGCGGATGGGCGCGAGCACGAAGGCGAGGCTCATCAGGCGCTCGCGGCCGGGCGCCCTCGGCTGGCTGGTGAGCTCGCAGAGGCGCTCGATGAGCCTGTTGACCTCCTCCAGGTCCTGGGGGCTCACCCAACCCTTGTTGCGTGCCGTCCAGAGCTCGCGTCGCGGACCGTTGACGGCCACGTCCTCCAACCGCAGCGCCTCCTCGAAGTCGCGCGTCGCGATTCGCAGCAGGCCGCGGGCGAACTTCGCCAGGGCCGCGAGGTTGCCGGCCTTTCCAGCACGATAGGCCAGGCGAAGGGGCGCATCACCGGTGCCGGCGAGGCGGTAGCGCCGCTCTTCTCCCTCGGCGGACTCCACCTCGCGAACCAGCCCGCCGCGACAGAGCACCCGTAGGTGGTAGTAGAGCCCATCCGCCGGACGCCCGAGCTGTTCCGCCAGGTCGGCGACACTCGCCTCGCCGCCGAGCGCGGCCAGGGTGTCCACGAGTTCCTGCCTCACCGGAGAGGAGAGCAGCCGAATCTGCGCCGTGTCGTGGATGGCACGGCGGTCGAACGTCCTGGGCATGCGCGGCGAACTCCCATCCTCTTGTTGAAATTCAGCGGCACTATTTCAACAATGTGTGGCCGGCGCAAGCCGTGCCGGCAACCTCGGAGCTTCCATGTTCAACCCGTCCGCACTTCAGGCCGTGCGCAGCGGCGCACTCGTGGTCTGTGCCGCCGTCCTTGCGTCATGTGCCGCCGTCCCCGCCTCCCCTGCCGCACCGGAGAAGCTCTCGCCCGAGGCGGTCCGAGCGGACCTGCGCTTCGTGAGGGAAACTCTCGAGCGC
This is a stretch of genomic DNA from Archangium violaceum. It encodes these proteins:
- a CDS encoding Ig-like domain-containing protein — its product is MHPPPFLHRLRGLLVLFLLAACNAPLEESEEGLLTEMHSLAPANFLYRQGKQLYLNGAPYQMVGVNAFPLTGCGAAPNDAQLDAFFAGLRANGLTRAWAFKPQGLANLERVVAAAEKYNQKLILTLADGRSYCGEWDGYNGSDGSGKQSSWYSSGYKTNYVPWVKQVVTRFASSPAVGMWELINEPGDTDNTTLKAFFNDVSTTIKQIDPNHLISSGSWAPWAYGGQAGFQFIHDVPNVDVGSLHEYDYDYNNGNTIVSPHFAPAINAMNALNKPLIVGETGINAADSGCRTNRTQRREAMRQKFQQYLAGGAAGVFVWTWQATNVTGCELNFGPNDPMLPMIHDYPLAVIPPPTGDTVQLNDGVVGTGQEQFEYTGTWEAGTGTGKFQSDDHYSSTTGSSYVVRFSGTQARLYGSVASHHGIASVSVDNGTAVDVDFYSATRQEQKLLWTSATLSAGSHTLKVTVSGRKNASSSGYIITADRVDLTRATQGGDTTAPTVSITQPTGGTVAVGGVTVQASASDNVGVAKVELWVDGVKLAEDTSSPYSFTWSATAGQHSLVAKAADAAGNVGTSATVTVTASQQTVVVQLNDSVVGTGQEQFEYTGTWEAGTGTGKFQGDDHYSSTTGSSYVVRFSGTQARLYGSVAPHHGIASVSVDNGTAVDVDLYSATRQEQVLLWTSPVLSAGSHTLKVTVSGRKNASSSGYVINADRVDLTVLR
- a CDS encoding cytochrome P450, with product MSKDSTSSGLGSEYNPLDSPQLENPHPFLARARREEPVFFSPLLGSWVVTRHADISAVVADTARFSSAESITVGAATMPREVVTTLMDGYPLVPSLVDNDPPAHTRFRGLVSKAFTGRRLAEKEPFIRALVDELISAFIQEGRADLFLRFAHPLSSSIIAEILGIPRADISRFRRWSDELSTVLAAHGPVEHQVACARGVVDFQRYLAAALEERKTSPREDLLSDIITEGQGMTPPMSMAELVSLLMQVHFAGHETTAGLIVGAVELLLNNPEQLHALRDNPALTAGAVEEAVRMVSPVHAMFRTAREDVELGGIPIPKGAHIRLVYASANRDEHRFHEPECFDIRRPDVKKHLAFGQGLHFCIGAPLARLEARLALEALLRRLPGLRLVPGQKPGFLKSVTVRRHESLEVTWDAPGLDGLARP
- a CDS encoding NmrA family NAD(P)-binding protein — its product is MNSSAPVLVTAATGRQGGATARALLAEGSTSVRVMVRSPDAPNAKALAAAGAEVVVGDLDDPRSLRAACAGARAVFSMQSPIVSATGVDYSKEREQGKNLVEAALAEGVGTFVHTATSGVGDHRNVEGWAEGRWKSHEDYWENKLATCELVRNAGFDHWTIILPATFMDHPMLDPAGFADGRRLVTVIRTDRPIGLIAPEDIGKAVAAAINDPARFKGVTLQLAGDLLTIPQIAEILSRLDGKEYVVQSGTVEEAVAAGLHPGVARGLTYMNVAPVLARPESARSYGLSPMSFETWARQQRRMT
- a CDS encoding TetR/AcrR family transcriptional regulator, with the protein product MDRVKTLRADGRRNRERIVAAAVELVGRDGAQASLEEIARRAGVGSATLHRHFPSRRALLEAVFRVGVAQLCERAAAQPGEDPSAELAAWLEEMTVYTATHRGLAAALLAGPDGLSPEEICCTGMLLDVLEVLVARASSVGALHAGATAEDLMLLVNAIAVATEDDPTTASRLLRLALTGIRSENRNGTPSRPGRARAPTKK
- a CDS encoding ArsR/SmtB family transcription factor produces the protein MPRTFDRRAIHDTAQIRLLSSPVRQELVDTLAALGGEASVADLAEQLGRPADGLYYHLRVLCRGGLVREVESAEGEERRYRLAGTGDAPLRLAYRAGKAGNLAALAKFARGLLRIATRDFEEALRLEDVAVNGPRRELWTARNKGWVSPQDLEEVNRLIERLCELTSQPRAPGRERLMSLAFVLAPIRPRAKRRGPPEP